In Candida orthopsilosis Co 90-125, chromosome 4 draft sequence, the genomic stretch GGAAGCACCTAGGTTTTTGAAAGGTTTTAGTTTCACTGCTTCGTCGGGTTTCGCAATGGCCGTTTGGTCGtttgttgtattgtattTCTACAAGAGACAAGAGAGGGCTGGTGCACTTGATAACAACATTGTGCTCTATGATTCAAGTAAAGACGAGGAGAAGCCGGATATAAAGCAAGTTGAATAGAAATGTAATGTTATAGAAGTTATAGATGAGTAATTTTATGGGTAGTTTTATGAGTAAACACTTACAACGAATGACGATCTACTACATTAATGTAGGAGGACGTGTATCTTCTATTCTAAAGTTGCAAATAAGCCTTGGCTTCAAATGTATAAATGCTACCACATTTCTCACCTAATATTTCATTAATCTCCcttctttcaaaaccaTGCTCCGACGTGTTTACATCGTCTCCTTGTTGTTCATCGCAGCCTCGCTCGTTTTCCTGCCTTCAACATTGCTCAGCAAAAAGCTGGAAGATAAAAGCTACCGGTATATAAACGATGCTGAGTTCAAATCATTTCTACAAACCCATCACCAAGAACATCAATCAGAAAACTTGAGCATTCTAAAGGCACCAGTGCACAACCATCGTGAAAATGCTACATTCCTAATGTTGGCTCGAAACCATGATTTATATTTGGTGTTGGAAACTATACAAGTGGTACAGGATCGATTCAATGACAAGTTTAATTATGATTACACTTTTCTCAATGACGAACCATTCTCATCCGACTTTATCTACCTTATCGGTAGTTACATTACTCGTGGAAAAGTTAATTTTGGAGTTATACCTAAGGAACATTGGTCATATCCCAGTCACATCAATACTACCAAATGTGCTGAAGTACGGGCTAACTTTGCTGATATTCCATATGGAGATTCGGAAAGTTATCGACATATGTGTCGTTTCTATTCAGGGTTTTTCTACAAACATGAGATGGTGAGACAGTATCAGTATTATTGGAGGATAGAACCGGATATCAAGTTATATTGCGATGTGAATGAAGACTTGTTTCGTACAATGAGGGAAAAACATAAGAAATATGGCTTTGCTATTGctctttttgaatattctGAAACCATACCAACTTTATGGCCCCATGTGCTCGAGTACATAAAAGAACGACAATTGCAACCTGAGCTTTTGCCAATGTTCACCAATAAGTTCAACTGGTACAACTTGTGTCATTTTTggtcaaattttgaaatagCAAATCTAGATGTCTTTAATGATCCTCAGTATGAGGACTTTTTTGAATACTTGGATTCGGTGGGTGGGTTTTTCTATGAGCGATGGGGTGATGCTCCTATACATACAATGgcaatgatgataatgttgTCCAAAAAAGATCTCCACTGGTTTGCAAATATCGGGTATACCCATCCACCATATGTGCAATGTCCTCAAAATCCTGCAATTTACGTGCAAAATAGATGTGTATGTGATCccgatgaagatgttaCGTTAAATGATAATACAAGTTGCAACAGCCATTTCCTCAGGTTTTTAGAAAGCTAAGAGTGGGTTATGTAGTCGAATGTAGGTGTAATCACTTGTAAATAAATACCGCAATTGCCGTAGTGCTTCACATTCTGCCACGCCTGTTGTCATTTTTTCCACccaaaatgaatttgatttgcACTGCCaaaaaatgtcaacaaaAGTAATCAGACTTTATctcacaacaacaacaagccaCTTAAAGTGCTCATTTCACGTTCCTGTTTATCTACTACTCCAAAGACAACTTCAGGCACCTCACCATGGCAatacaatttcttttcctcatATCCAGACAGGGCAAAACGAGGTTGTCGAAAT encodes the following:
- a CDS encoding Mnt3 mannosyltransferase, with the protein product MLRRVYIVSLLFIAASLVFSPSTLLSKKSEDKSYRYINDAEFKSFLQTHHQEHQSENLSILKAPVHNHRENATFLMLARNHDLYLVLETIQVVQDRFNDKFNYDYTFLNDEPFSSDFIYLIGSYITRGKVNFGVIPKEHWSYPSHINTTKCAEVRANFADIPYGDSESYRHMCRFYSGFFYKHEMVRQYQYYWRIEPDIKLYCDVNEDLFRTMREKHKKYGFAIALFEYSETIPTLWPHVLEYIKERQLQPELLPMFTNKFNWYNLCHFWSNFEIANLDVFNDPQYEDFFEYLDSVGGFFYERWGDAPIHTMAMMIMLSKKDLHWFANIGYTHPPYVQCPQNPAIYVQNRCVCDPDEDVTLNDNTSCNSHFLRFLES